Proteins encoded in a region of the Osmerus mordax isolate fOsmMor3 chromosome 17, fOsmMor3.pri, whole genome shotgun sequence genome:
- the gnai1 gene encoding guanine nucleotide-binding protein G(i) subunit alpha-1: MGCTLSTEDKAAVERSKMIDRNLRDDGEKAAREVKLLLLGAGESGKSTIVKQMKIIHEAGYSEEECRQYKAVVYSNTIQSIIAIIRAMGRLKIDFGDASRADDARQLFVLAGSAEEGFMTAELAGVIKRLWKDGGVQACFSRSREYQLNDSAAYYLNDLDRISQATYIPTQQDVLRTRVKTTGIVETHFTFKDLHFKMFDVGGQRSERKKWIHCFEGVTAIIFCVALSDYDLVLAEDEEMNRMHESMKLFDSICNNKWFTDTSIILFLNKKDLFEEKIKRSPLTICYPEYAGSNTYEEAAAYIQCQFEDLNKRKDTKEIYTHFTCATDTKNVQFVFDAVTDVIIKNNLKDCGLF; encoded by the exons ATGGGGTGTACACTGAGTACCGAGGATAAGGCGGCGGTGGAGCGCAGTAAAATGATCGACAGGAATCTGAGGGACGACGGGGAGAAAGCCGCAAGAGAGGTCAAGCTACTACTCCTCG gtgCTGGTGAGTCGGGGAAGAGTACCATTGTCAAGCAGATGAA AATCATCCATGAGGCAGGCTACTCAGAGGAGGAGTGCAGGCAGTACAAGGCCGTGGTCTACAGCAACACCATCCAGTCCATCATCGCCATCATCCGAGCCATGGGCCGGCTCAAGATCGACTTTGGAGACGCCTCcagggct gatgACGCACGGCAGCTGTTTGTGCTGGCGGGCTCAGCAGAGGAGGGCTTCATGACGGCCGAGCTCGCGGGGGTCATCAAACGCCTCTGGAAGGACGGGGGGGTCCAGGCCTGCTTCAGCCGCTCACGGGAGTACCAGCTCAACGACTCTGCAGCATA ttaCTTGAACGATTTGGACAGGATATCCCAGGCCACCTATATCCCTACTCAGCAGGATGTCCTGAGGACCCGGGTTAAAACCACAGGCATTGTGGAAACACACTTCACCTTCAAGGACCTGCACTTCAA GATGTTCGACgtgggaggtcagaggtcggaGAGGAAGAAGTGGATCCACTGCTTCGAGGGCGTCACCGCCATCATCTTCTGCGTGGCGCTGAGCGACTACGACCTGGTCCTGGCCGAGGACGAGGAGATG AACCGTATGCATGAGAGCATGAAGCTGTTTGACTCCATCTGCAATAACAAGTGGTTCACAGACACTTCCATCATCCTGTTCCTTAACAAGAAGGACCTGTTTGAGGAGAAGATCAAGAGAAGTCCGCTTACCATCTGCTATCCAGAGTACGCCG GCTCCAACACGTACGAGGAGGCAGCAGCCTACATCCAGTGTCAGTTTGAGGACCTGAACAAGCGGAAGGACACCAAGGAGATCTACACCCACTTCACCTGCGCCACCGACACCAAGAACGTGCAGTTTGTCTTCGACGCCGTCACCGACGTCATCATCAAGAACAACCTGAAGGACTGCGGCTTGTTCTAG
- the cd36 gene encoding platelet glycoprotein 4 produces the protein MGCCDRRCGLISGAVFGALVAVLGGILIPVGNIVIKDTVEKEAVIEPGTTAYDNWVSAGAVVYRQFWLFDVKNPLEVLEHGAKPVVMEKGPYAYKTRYLAKENITAFPNHTVSFLLPAGAIFDPSMSVGPEEDMVTTLNLAVAGAYTLVPKLFHPVLEMYIKNNNASLFQRRTVKDLLWGYTDPILKGTVGIFAPYNDTYDGPYNIFTGKDDISKVSTIDMFQGRKAVPYWNDTYCNMINGTDASSFPPFLDKKKPLFFFVSDICRSVSAQYESSQDLKGIQVYRYTLNEKTLAAPSINPDNQCYCKDLLSTKNCTVGGVLGVGECRDGTPVYISLPHFLYGSPSLTEDVLGLSPSIEHHFTYLDVEPTTGFTLRFAKRLQVNMMYGPSKVITVLNKVKDYTIFPLVWLNETASLDDETADMFKKELLSRVQLLGMVQKSLIGLGTAIFVLCMVGYCIMRRNKNSNIV, from the exons ATGGGCTGTTGTGACAGGAGGTGTGGGCTGATCTCTGGAGCTGTGTTTGGGGCGTTGGTGGCTGTTCTCGGAGGCATTCTCATCCCCGTAGGAAACATTGTCATTAAGGACACTGTGGAGAAG GAGGCTGTCATCGAGCCTGGCACGACAGCCTATGACAACTGGGTGTCTGCTGGGGCAGTGGTGTATCGACAGTTCTGGTTGTTTGATGTGAAGAACCCCCTAGAGGTGCTTGAGCATGGAGCCAAGCCTGTGGTCATGGAGAAGGGACCCTATGCGTACAA GACCAGGTACTTGGCAAAAGAGAACATAACAGCCTTTCCCAACCACACTGTGTCCTTCTTGCTGCCAGCGGGGGCCATCTTTGATCCCTCAATGTCTGTGGGACCAGAGGAGGACATGGTCACTACCCTCAACTTGGCTGTGGCT GGTGCGTACACATTGGTTCCTAAGCTGTTTCACCCGGTTTTGGAAATGTATATCAAGAACAACAACGCCTCTCTCTTCCAGCGCCGCACTGTCAAGGACCTTCTCTGGGGTTACACCGACCCCATCCTGAAGGGAACTGTGGGCATTTTTGCCCCT TACAACGATACCTATGATGGACCCTACAATATATTCACAGGGAAGGATGATATCTCCAAAGTCTCTACCATTGACATGTTTCAGGGTAGGAA GGCCGTGCCTTACTGGAATGACACATACTGCAACATGATCAATGGCACAG ATGCATCCTCGTTTCCTCCTTTCTTGGATAAGAAGAAGCCTTTGTTCTTCTTTGTGTCAGACATCTGCAG GTCTGTGTCTGCCCAGTATGAGTCCAGCCAGGACCTAAAGGGGATCCAGGTGTACCGTTACACTCTGAATGAGAAGACTCTAGCTGCCCCCTCGATCAACCCTGACAACCAGTGTTACTGCAAGGACCTTCTGTCCACGAAAAACTGCACCGTAGGAGGAGTCCTTGGCGTCGGTGAATGCCGTGACG GCACCCCAGTCTACATCTCCCTACCCCATTTCCTGTACGGCAGTCCTAGCCTGACAGAGGATGTACTGGGCCTGAGTCCTTCCATAGAGCACCACTTCACATACCTGGATGTAGAGCCA ACCACAGGCTTCACTCTGAGGTTTGCCAAGAGGCTTCAGGTCAACATGATGTATGGACCCTCAAAGGTTATCAC TGTATTGAACAAAGTGAAGGACTACACCATATTCCCTTTAGTTTGGTTAAATGAG aCTGCATCGCTCGATGATGAGACAGCAGACATGTTTAAGAAAGAGCTGCTGTCCCGTGTCCAGCTGCTGGGCATGGTGCAAAAATCTCTGATAGGCCTCGGGACAGCCATATTTGTTCTCTGTATGGTGGGGTACTGTATAATGAGACGAAACAAAAATTCAAATATTGTGTGA